From the genome of Schistocerca piceifrons isolate TAMUIC-IGC-003096 chromosome 6, iqSchPice1.1, whole genome shotgun sequence:
tccaatcccccatgactgttagattttcaaaaatggttcaaatggctctgagcactgtgggactcaactgttgtggtcattagtcccctagaacttagaactacttaaacctaactaacctaaggacatcacacacacccatgcccgaggcaggattcgaacctgcgaccgtagcagcagcgcggctccggactggagcgcctagaaccgcacggccaccgcggccggctgttagattttcatctccctttacgtactgaattacccgttcaatatcctcatatacttggtCTGTCCTTCATCTACGGCCTGCGGCGTCCGCATGTATACTTTAACTATCTTTGTCGCTGTTGGTTCGCTGTCAGTTCTgacgagaacaatcctatcactgaattgttcacagcaactcactctctgccatacctttctattcataacgaatcctactcccattacgccatttttgctgctgttgatattaccctatactcatctgatcagaaatccctgtcttctttccatttcaattcactgacccccagtatatctatattgagcttttgcattttccttttcaaattttctgtgtttcgtaccACGTTTAAAATTCTGACATTCCTCGtcccgactcctagaacgttatccttctggTGGTTATTACATCTTTTCCTCGCGGTCACCTCcctattggcagtcccctcccggagatttgAATGGAGGAAAGATCCAGAATCTTTTGTCACTGATCATGAAAATTCTTTTGCAAtaacaggccacatttcctgtggatagacattgtgtctttaatgcagttgttccaTTTCGaaggtcattgctgattctttcgcctttaggggtagttttccATGCCAAGGGAAAACCCTAAAtttctgtccgctcttccgccctctttcgCAAGACCTTTGGCAGAACGGCTGTGACTTCTTATCACAGAAGTCCTCGGCCACCATTGTGGaagatatttattcaaaatttaagcggtggcgggagTCGAAACCGACACCGTgatcgttttgattactaatcaaagacgctgaaaaattcaaaatgttagctAAATGTCATAGCCAGCAACATATGCACCAGCGCAAAATCATAGGGACCCATACTTTTCACTGCAGACGTTTTCCAGTTTCTCAGTGTCTTACTTACatgaaaatatcacaataactatgatcattaacgaaatgatgagcaCGACATCATGAAGGTAATATGTGAAGCTGTAagttaaatctttttttttaagttactgaatagtttctgtaaaatcgtttgaggaagattgcGCGGGGTGCGGCTCGATTCTGTCAGCACGTAGCATCGCTAACCGGGCGAAAGCGGACAAACAACGTCGGCCTCCCTATGGCGAACAAACAAGTGAACTTTCACAGCGGTTTGCACGAAAACTTGTCACTGTGCATCAGCCACTGTATCCTGTGTGGACACTACTCATTTCATTCCCGTAATGAACACGATCATTTTCAAGCACCACCAGTATCACCATTATAGCACGGCAACATCATCTTTGATTACACTTTACCTACAGTCTTTTATTCGCAAATGTCTAGACTGCATTTGGTTGATTTGACTGTTaaggcgcgggattagccgagcggtctaggccgctgcagtcattgactgtgcggctggtcccggcggaggttggagtcctccctcgggcatgggtgtgtgtgtttgtccttaggataatttaggttaagtagtgtgtaagcttagggactgatgaccttagcagttaagtcccataagatttcacacacatttgaacatttttttgactgttAATAAGTTTCTTCTCTAAGGAGCGACCATCAGAACTAAAAATCCAGAAAAGGCAGAAATGGCTCACTGCTATTATTACATCTGAAGTTATAAAAATGTTAAGAAGAGCAAGTCAAAAGTAACAAGTCCAGTCATTTTGTGTTGAATAGTAAActcgcattttttttcttttcagaatttttgtttttgatgatgaTACATTAGAGTCGAAACCGGTTAACTGTCAAATCAACCAAAAGCGatcaaaatatttgtaatttttttctggccGATTAAATctgtgtatcggaccgagactcgaacccggtagCTTTCCCTTTGGGGGGGCAAATGCTCTGCCGTCCAAGTGCATCTCCTAGCTTCAAAGCACCACGCAGATCTCCTGCATACCTTCAGGGACTaggactcttggaagaaaggatatagtcaGAGAGTAGGGCATTGTTTCCAACACGAGTGTTCACTTTCCAGTGGAGTGGGGCGCTGATTGAAACACCGTAAcatatgaaaactgtgtgcccgaccgggactcgaactttgCGTGGGTCTTCAATCGCCCTTAAATGGCTCAGTCGGTAGGAAGGCAAAGAGAGGTTCTTGGTTCGACTACCAGTCTGGTATACAGTTTGAGCGTAGCAGGCAGGTCCAAATAAAAGCACTTTGTTCTGCAGAGTCAAAACTCATTCTAGGACACATATGTGAATAGATGACTGTATACGAAGAAGGAGATGTACGACATGAACGGAAGATGGTAGCCGTgcgtctacatctgaaagatgacgtctgttcagatTTCACGTCAGTCGCATAGAAGTGGCGCTGGTAGTGCCAAAGAAGGTGCGAATCAGGTTTTCTTCAGATACACGCTGTATCGGTCGTGATCATTAGCTACCATTGAGACTGAAAGTGGTGACCTGATGTTAGCCAACACTGACGCCATTGTCAGCATAATaccgaatttgaacgaggtcgggtaatagggctacgagacgctggatgttccttctgcgacactgcagaaagacttggcagtaatgtagccactgtacacgactgctggcagcggcagtcacgagaatgtaaggtcgcaagaaAACGAGGCTCCGGACGtcgacgtggcactaccgagaaggaagactatcgtgttggttgtatggctctggcgcatcgcaccgcatctgcaccagcaattttagcagcagttggcaccacagtgacaaaacgaactgctacaaatcatttttaaatgaacacaccgccatttgactgtattatcGTTtacgtacgagggctgtccagaaagtaagttacgattgatcgcgaaatgaaaatcacagtgaaaatcagaaatgtttcatttgtaaaagttagctacacctttcagctatttctctacgtagtcgccgttctgacccagacattcgtcgtagcgttgtaccaactttccaatatcctcatcatagaaagcagccgccagaGCTTTCCCTCCAATTCtgtacgctggcctaaagctcgttgtctgtgccaaaatgttgtcttcatagccagcggttcatttgagcagagatgaaactcagtgggagacaattacgggctgtaatgtgggtaaccaaacatttccaattgaaattatgcaggaacatcttcattgcccctgcagaatgaggctgagaattgtcttgaagaagaaaccgcacgacagttatgtaatgttggttgcatagcttcaggggaaaattctcaccaggccctcgtacttggcgggagacactattttctataacatctttacgcgctcactaagagctcaggaatgaaaagagcgacataattctacctagagtcatactagagacactgcccaacacatctttgcaaagctttatcggattttcatagtcgtttccatttcgcgaccgatcgtaacttactttctggacagcactCGTAATTATGAtcaaggtttcggccttttatgccattttggtGATTGAGTTTATGTTATTAACGTATTTAGTGGTCTTTTTACGAGATGATGACATTTCATCTGGCATTTagtggggagcgaatatttttcttaatttacggCCAGGTTTGTGTTTAATGTCCTGCAGTATACGTTAATGACATAAAATCAGTCACTTGAAAATTGCATAAACGGCCGAAACCTGGGTAATTTcgaagaatgtttgcctatcgaagccgcgggctccaaacgatagatatcaaactcgcgattctaaatcgatcacgccaCTGCGGTGGCGCGCATTATGAGCTTGTTTATAGTGGTCACTGCAGCAAcggcaaaagaagagcgttactaaaatagttgtaattacaaaggaaacgacttacctcactcgtcgtcgacgttgtGGTCATGAGGAAGTCAGTTTGATGTGTATGCTACGGAAAGAATACCATTTTTGCCGTAATCTGAATGGACTCTGCAAGTGCCACtcaaaaatatgggtagagtgtcacatttccgaCAAAAACACAAACAATTTTCCACATTGCATAAGCATAGAATTAGATTCTTCCGCGTGAGGCAATCGCCCGAAGAACCGGCTACAATACCAGATATCCCACTCACTACCGTcataaatcgtttgggttttcGTAGCATCTCGCTTTCATAACGCGCGCCACCATGGttgcgtgatcgatttagaatcgcgcgttcgatatctatcgtttggagcccgcggcttcgataggcaaacattcttggatataaccgaaacctgggtcgtaattacaTAAACAACAATACGGTTAAATGGCGATAAGTTCATTTAACAATTGCTCAGCGACATCAAAAGCTATTTGTTACAAATCAGTGACAGCCTCAAACCAGACGCTCTGTACCGTGCTGtccagtgaccccaaaccaccgccatttgcgacttcagtggtactggagggcaggttggaggtctgtgtATTTTCGGATAAAAGTTGGTTCTCCCTCGGTGGAAGTGAAGgccgtgttggttagaaagaggccagttgggGGACTACAACCAACCTGTCCGTGTGCCAGGTACACTGGATCTACTACCCGGATTCAGGGTCTGGAGtgttatttcgtatgacagcagaagcattcTCGTCtttatcctacgcaccctgactgcaaatttctacgtcagtTTGGAGATTcgatctgctgtgctgccattcatgaactgaatttcaggaagtgttttccaacaggataacgctcgcccacataccgctgttgtaacccagcatactctacagagtgtcgacatgtcccCTTAGCCTCTTGGAACATCAGATCtgactccaatcgagcacatacagtacttaatcggacgacaactccaccaGCGTGATATGAGCATTAACAGTCCCAATACTGGcagacgaagtgcaacaggcatggaactccgtcccacaaactgacatcctgaaTCTGTACCACACGATCCATCACCGTTTGCATGTTTCCGTTCAACATTCAGGTtgttacacccgttattaatgtaccactaaTTTACATTTTCAATTGGGTGTCTCATgctgtgaacttgcaatgttaatcacttacatgtgtTACCTATACAGAGGCATTCCCaattttcattactttacattaagtattttttggtgctgcaattcCTTTCAGTCAATGCATTTCTTGTAGATCGCATCCTTCCGTCTGAAAATGTCAAATTTAGCGGTGTATCTTAAGTTATCTAAACTCGCGTActttgagaaacaaaattttttaaatctgttttatgTGATTAAAAGTTTTATTAAACAGCTAAACTTTTGCATgaagggtggttggttggttggttggtctgaggggaggaccaaacagtgaggtaatCGTTCCCACATGAAGAGTGGTTTTAGTCTCTGTGACCCTGCCTGCTCTGGTGGGGAATCGAAATTTAAGAAAAGACGAAAGTTTATATTAACTGTCGTTGTTATGAGTGTGCTTTCGTATTATGATTCTGCATAATTTATTAGGTACAGCAATAGCATTTATTTGCGATTCAAGACAATTGGTCTCAACCGTCACTAGACCGTCCCTTTCATTTCTGTTGCACTGCAGGTGATGACCGCGGAAGCCACCACCGTGCTGCCTGCGTGGCTGGACAAGCAGTTCGCGGAGACCTCGCTCAAGGAGAGCGACGCGTCCAGAGACTTGAAGGTCGCCTCGGTGGCTGTGCAGAGGGCGACGGCTACGGGCGACAACTACCTCAGCGACGTCTACCGCATGACTGTCAAGCTGGAGCGCGACGCCAGTCCCCATGGCAGCTCCCTGTCGCTGATCATCAAGTGCCTCCCGACGCGAGAGGCGATGCAGAAGATGGCGCAGGAGATGCAAGCCTTCGAGAAAGAGACTCGCATGTTCTGCGATACCATTCCCGCGATGTCACAAATCCTGGAGAAGGCGGCACCCGGTAAATACACGCAGCTGTCTGCCAAGTGTTTCGCCTCTGGGAGGCAGCCGGTCAGCTATCTGGTTCTCGAGGACTTGAAGGCCAGTGGGTTCTCGCTGGCGAAGAGGTGCAGCGGACTCGATTTGGCGCACTCCAAACTCGTGGTCAGGAAACTGGCAGAGTTCCACGCGGCCTCCGTCAAGCTGTTCGAGCAGGACCCATCGGCTCTGGACAACTACCTGGTCTTCAAGTCGTTCCACGGACCTACGGCGCAGCATGTGGAGACCTTCTTGAAACAGGGCTGCAGGTTACTCGCGGATCAGTTGGACACGTTAGACGGATCGTACTCAGAGTATGCGCCGAGGTTACGAACTCTCGCAGAAAGCATATTTCCACGGCTAGCTGACTTGACGGAACGGAAGGGTAAGTTTCGTGTGCTAACCCACGCAGATACCTGGGTCAACAACATCATGTTCAAATACGCTGCAGAAGTCGTCCAAGACGTGGTCCTACTCGATTTCCAGTTGTCTTCGTACGGTTCACCTTCGATTGACTTGCAATATTTTACTCACACAAGCCTTACGGAAGAAGTGTACGCCAATCATTTAACAGATCTTCTGAAAGAGTACCACAGCCATTTAATCGAGGTGATGGACGATATTGGTATCAGTTCGGACAAACAGATGTCCTTTGAGGAGCTACTGGAGGATTTCGAGGCGCATGCACTGTACGCCGTTTTTTCGGCAGTAGCAGTGCTGCCAATCGTGCGCACTCAAGACGAAACTAGATTCGATGTGGAAGCGTCTCTGAACGAAAGTGACAGTGCTGCCAACAGAAACACCTTCGCGAGCGCTCAGTATACGCAGGCTATAAAACAAATGCTGCCAGAATTTGAAAAGAGAGGCCTACTGTAGTCGCCTTGTTGCGTGTCAGAAGCAACTCACTCAGGGTGGACGAATTTTCTCCTTCTTGATTTGCTCTCCCAATTTCGCCACTGCCTCCACTACGCTCATTTCCTTATGAAAGAGGAGAAACGTAAGTTAGCCAACTTAATACGAAAGACGCTCTAGAATGTGCGTGATCGTAGCACTGTACACCCAAGGCGTATTATGAGTGCATTACAGCCTAATCCGCTTCAGACAGCTCGTTGGAATCTACCTGTGTACCTCACATCACGACTACAAATTGGGCCTAAATGTAAGGCTCGCCCACTCCCCACTCTACGCTGCATACCGAGGTCAACGTCAGCATGGTGCTTCGACATGAGGCACAAACTTTTACACTCTGAACCCCTGTCGATTTCGGATGGACTGTGTAGTTGCTTAAGACTAATATGTGGTTACTTGATAGACTCGATGTGGATAGTGTTCCCGAAGTATGTACTTTCTTGTGTTCGACGACTGGACCGTCCATGTTCTTGACCGAGTGTCCATGTTTTCTGTACCGGTAACTGACCAGCGTGAAAATAAATCTGTCTAGTGCAGACGCAATAAAATTAGATATGAAATATTTATATCAAATATATTTCTCGGAATCAGAAACTTTGTCTCCTTAACCTCTTAGTTGTAAGCTATAACCAGTAAAATTTGAATGATGAGATAGAGAActgttcagttgaaacttccgggctgagaggccgtagtcgatgtataaaatttccacctaacgtttcgtctccatctgcgggaaacatcttctgaggtcgtccggctacttccactgaggctccaggtactctcgcgtttatagagcgcatagaggccaccactattcgtcacgtgatgccgacggtatgcctatctttggaaggagtcatccttctcgattaagagtaatcgattgtcattttgCTGGCACAACGTCGACATCCACATTTTGTCCAACTTAAAAACttactcttttctattaaaattattatgatgtttgtgaatctctattgcttctctatacatgcgcgcatgataacgtgatgttcgtgctagaacgcttgtctcattaaatttaatttcgtggtttccATCTCGAAAAACACGCTCAGCTACgcccgatttttcgatgtgtcctaagcgacagtttcttttatgttcggctaagcgggtgtttacacttcttttcgttgttccaatatatacttgtccacaactgcatggatttttgtataccccaggtgttgatAGGGGGTGTCGAGCGTCGTTTGCAGTTctcaaatattccttaatcttctttgtaggtctgaagattgtttcgatcccataaatggccagaactttcccgatacgttccttgactttattaatgaacggtaggaaaacttttccaataggtgaccgttgttgctcttgacttctggcttcttttcttctttgatggcgggctcgatcaatttcctggCTGGTATAttcgtttttcatgaaggctgaccgtaaaTGATTTAATTCATCAGgcaagtaagccggctcgcagattttgttggctctgtccaccaaggttttcatgacacctcttctttgcctaggatgatggtttgattccttgtggaggtatcgatccgtgtgagtgttctttctatataccttgtggcgCAGCGTCCCATCCACCCATTTAATTACCGACACACCCAGGAAATTGAGTcgaccgttgctctctttctccatcgtaaactgtatcttcgggttaatactgttcagatgcaGCAAGAAGACATCCatctcttcttcaccatgagtccacactgcaaatgtgtcatcaacatagcggtaccactTAGCTGGCTTTTtactatgcgctctataaatgcgagaatacctggagcctcagtggcaggaGCCGGACGACTTCAGAAGATGTCTCCAGCAGATGGAAACGAAACGTtacgtggaaattttatacatcgaccacggcctctaagaccggaagtttcaactgaagacaacaccgactgtgaaagcctacattgtatgagttAGAGAACTGTTTAATCATCTTCTTTAAAAAAGGACTGCTCTGTAACTTTGTTCTTGTGTTTCGCCAGTCCTCTACTTGACCTTCCAGCTACCCATgcaattctttaaaaaataaagaatataCTTACTACCTAATTAAATAATATGGCAACGGTATGCTACCGATGGCACCTGCGACCCGTCGCGTAGTTTATAAGAAAACAAGATACACGAGTGGAGTGTAATAAGAATATCTAACTACTGCCATCTGGCTTGCCGTGAATGATGCATGTACATCTCAGTACTGACGTGCAACTTAGATTCTAAGCGCAGTATAGGTAAGAAAGTCCCTGAGTAAGCTGGTTACTCGCAGCGTAGATACCACTCTATTTTTCCAGAACAAGTTGGAGAAAAACGCCAATTTTTTGCTTTCTACAAATAAAATGGGGAAGCAGCACCTTGTATTTCATTGTACCTACCTCCATCAACTCACTATTGGCTTTTGCGTAGTGTACAGTAAAAAGAGAACTCAAATTTCGTGGGCTGGTCCTTACGTGTAACTCTAGGCAGTGCAATCAGAAACATGGTAGCCGTTAGGAACAAAGTGTCTCGCAGCTGGCACATCTCGAATATCTCATTCAGTAGGAAGTATCAGTAATTTGTGCCTCGTATTCTGTTCATTGATACCGTTGGAAAAGATACCATTAACTGTAAGGAAGGTGTTGACATTGTTGcggtcttcagaccgaagactggtttgaagcagctcttcaCGTCAGTCTGCAGCCAGTGGAACTCCTGCatatctgcataactactgtaGTATACATGCATTTCAACATGCTCACTGTAATCAAGgctctctctccccttccccccaccccccactactTCACGCCCCCATTATCAAATTCTTGATGATTTTGGATGTGTCCCGAAACACGGTCGCCCCTTCGCTCTTTTTCCCTGTTTCGGTTCAATACCTCTTCACTACTTGTATTTTCCGGccatctaatattcagtattcctctttagaactacactcctggaaattgaaataagaacaccgtgaattcattgtcccaggaaggggaaactttattgacacattcctggggtcagatacatcacatgatcacactgacagaaccacaggcacatagacacaggcaacagagcatgcacaatgtcggcactagtacagtgtatatccacctttcgcagcaatgcaggctgctattctcccatggagacgatcgtagagatgctggatgtagtcctgtggaacggcttgccatgccatttccacctggcgcctcagttggaccagcgttcgtgctggacgtgcagaccgcgtcagacgacgcttcatccagtcccaaacatgctcaatgggggacagatccggagatcttgctggccagggtagttgacttacaccttctagagcacgttgggtggcacgggatacatgcggacgtgcattgtcctgttggaacagcaagttcccttgccggtctaggaatggtagaacgatgggttcgatgacggtttggatgtaccgtgcactattcagtgtcccctcgacgatcaccagtggtgtacggccagtgtaggagatcgctccccacaccatgatgccgggtgttggccctgtgtgcctcggtcgtatgcagtcctgattgtggcgctcacctgcacggcgcgaaacacgcatacgaccatcattggcaccaaggcagaagcgactctcatcgctgaagacgacacgtctccattcgtccctccattcacgcctgtcgcgacaccactggaggcgggctgcacgatgttggggcgtgagaggaagacggcctaacggtgtgcgggaccatagcccagttcatggagacggttgcgaatggtcctcgccgataccccaggagcaacagtgtccctaatttgctgggaagtggcggtgcggtcccctacggcactgcgtaggatcctacggtcttggcgtgcatccgtgcgtcgctgcggtccggtcccaggtcgacgggcacgtgcaccttccgccgaccactggcgacaacatcgatgtactgtggagacctcacgccccacgtgttgagcaattcggcggtacgtccacccggcctcccgcatgcccactatacgccctcgctcaaagtccgtcaactgcacatacggttcacgtccacgctgtcgcggcatgctaccagtgttaaagactgcgatggagctccgtatgccacggcaaactggctgacactgacggcggcggtgcacaaatgctgcgcagctagcgccattcgacggccaacaccgcggttcctggtgtgtccgctgtgccgtgcgtgtgatcattgcttgtacagccctctcgcagtgtccgaagcaagtatggtgggtctgacacaccggtgtcaatgtgttcttttttccatttccaggagtgtatatttccctTTTGTTAATGTTCGTATTGTATTTCTTCCATGTTTCGCCGTAAGTACAAATCTTCatcccacacaaatactttcacaaaacatTTCGTCATACTTGATTCATTATTCGCTGTTAGCATTTTCCTCTCTTTCACCATATCTATCCAGCCTGTGGCCAGTCtctgttttatatcttctctactgctGAAATTACAAGTTATTTCGCTGCCCAGACAACAGACCTCGGTTATTGCTTTTAGCATCTTCTTTTTTAATCTTGTTCCctctgacttaattcgacaacattccgttatccttgtgtTACTTTGATTTATCCTAATCTTACAGCACGTTTCCAAGTCATTATACATACCGTTCAGCTGATCTTTCAAGtcgtttgccgtctctgacagaattaaaaagtCGCTGACAAACCTTatagctttcatttcttctccccagaCTTGCAGTTCCGTTTccaaattaccgagcgaggtggcgcagtggttagcacactggactcgcattcgggaggacgacggttcaattccgtctccggccatcctgatttaggttttccgtgatttccctaaatcgcttcaggcaaatgccgggatggttcctttgaaagggcacggccgatttcattcctcatccttccctcacccgagcttgcgctccgtctctactgacctcgttgtcgacgggacgttaaacactaatctcctcctccgttTCTAAATTCcttcttagtttcctttactgcttgcccattgTACATTGAATaagatcagggataggctacagccctgtttcACCCCTTTTTTCAAGTAGCGTCTTCGTTTTATGATCCTCGACTATTAAAAATGCAGATTGGTTTCTACATAAATTGCAGACAATCCTTGGTTCCGTACATTGTAACTACTGACAAACTCAGGATTCGGAAGAAGTGACCTCAACGGATAGCGGAGATGGAAAAGTATAGTCGGGAGTTATCGAAATTAATAAGAAGGTTAGGGCACTATCGTATGCTAAGAGGATTGTTCATTGAGACTTGGCCTGCAGTTATAATGAATTGTTTAAATGACTCAATGCTGCCTTCAACTTAATATTTTCCTTTATTTGCTGTACTATCGCTAATTTCATTCATAGACAGGTAGAAAGTATCTTTAAAAGAAGTTCACCGATGGCATATTATACCACACAAGTATCTGCGCCTGTGTACATTTAAATAGCGTCCACCGTCATTGCGCTTCTGAATGCACGTGTCGTAGTTGTCAGTTATCTACTGTCCAGCATAACAGTGGGTGGGAACCATCATGTACATGCTAGCGTAAATCAATAAAACTGACAACTAAGTCGTATAACTATCATTGCACATGGTAAAAAAAGTGCCCTGTGGTATATTTACTAGTTTGGAGGCAATAATGCAAGTGTTAATGTGCTAAAACAGCTAGAATATTTGGAAATAACAGTGCCCAACATTTAATGTgtaatatttaacacattagcaGATTGTAACGAATTTCAAATGTGAATGTCAGAAGCAAACTGACAGCCAACTCACATAAGAGATAAGCATGACTACTATTAAGCTCAGGCAAAGGCTGGAGACacaataaaagaacaaaatattaaGTAACAGTAAGTATCATGAAGTCATATAACCAGTATTACAAATGTAATTAACATGCAGCTTCTTTTCCTATCCAAATAAGACCACAGTATTAATAGGAATTAAGTAGACAATGCAACAAAAGAGAGTTTGGGGAGGGGGGAGTTATTAACGATGAAGCATTAAGGTTATAAGTAACCATGCAACATTGTCTTTGGAAGTATTATCATCCTAGAGAAAAGTCACATAGGATTGCGAGACCCAGGTACAACATACATGTATTGGTGTCTAAGCCTGCGTAATTCATGTTATTACACGATCAATTAGACCAAACGGTGGACATCACATAATGCAATACTAGAAAACAAGGCCATATAAGGTAGATGTGTGGATGAAGGCTTTAAATGTAGGTGATCGCTTgtaacaaactgaacaagtcaatgtagttttttaagcagttttttttaAACTTATTGGTTCATTAAAGATTTTTTCTTGGTCTTTAAACATAttggaaaacatttttatttcttcatatAAAGTCGTGCTTACTGCTTCATTGGCAATATGTAGCATCTCCGTTTGTTCATTCATATTATTAAGTGAA
Proteins encoded in this window:
- the LOC124803448 gene encoding uncharacterized protein LOC124803448, with product MTAEATTVLPAWLDKQFAETSLKESDASRDLKVASVAVQRATATGDNYLSDVYRMTVKLERDASPHGSSLSLIIKCLPTREAMQKMAQEMQAFEKETRMFCDTIPAMSQILEKAAPGKYTQLSAKCFASGRQPVSYLVLEDLKASGFSLAKRCSGLDLAHSKLVVRKLAEFHAASVKLFEQDPSALDNYLVFKSFHGPTAQHVETFLKQGCRLLADQLDTLDGSYSEYAPRLRTLAESIFPRLADLTERKGKFRVLTHADTWVNNIMFKYAAEVVQDVVLLDFQLSSYGSPSIDLQYFTHTSLTEEVYANHLTDLLKEYHSHLIEVMDDIGISSDKQMSFEELLEDFEAHALYAVFSAVAVLPIVRTQDETRFDVEASLNESDSAANRNTFASAQYTQAIKQMLPEFEKRGLL